The genomic region CTCCTGTCACACCGAGGTTGCTCCTGTCACCCCGAGGTTTCTCCTGTCACACCGAGGTTGCTCCTGTCACCCCAAAGTTGCTCCTGTCACCCCGAGGTTGCTCCTGTCACCCTGAAATCACTTCTGTCACTCCAAAATCACTCCTGTCACCCCGAGGTCGCTCCTGTCACCCTGAGATTGCTCCTGTCACCCTAAGGTTGCTTCTATCACCCTAAAATCACTCCTGTCACCCTGAGGTTGCTTCTGTCACCCTACAATCACTTCTGTCACTCCAAAATCACTCCTGTCACCCCGAGGTTGCTCCTGTCACCCCGAGGTTGCTtctatcaccccaaaatcactccTGTCACCCTGAGATCAGGTTGCTCCTGTCACCCCGAGGTCACGCCTGTCACCTTGAGGTTACTCTTGTCACCCCAAGATCACTCCTGTCACCCTGAGGTCACTCTTGTCACCCCAAGATTGCTCCTGTCATCCCAGAATGCCTCCTGTCACCCTGAGGTTGCTCCCGTCACCCTGAAGTCACTCCTGTCACCCTGAGATCACTCCTGTCACCCCGAGGTTGCTCCTGTCACCCCGAGGTTGCTCCTGTCACCCTGAGGTCGCTCCTGTCACCCTGAAATCGCTCCTGTCATCCCAATGTTGCTTCTGTCACCCCAAAATCACTCCTGTCACCCTGAGATCACTCCTGTCACCCCAAGGTCACTCCTGTCACCCCAAGGCTGCTTCTGTCACCCCAGAATCACTCCTGTCACCCTGAGGTTGCTCCTGTCACCCCAAGATCACTGTCACCTTGAGTTTACTCCTGTCACCCCAGAATCACTCCTGTCTCCCCAAGGTTGCTtctatcaccccaaaatcactccTGTCACCCTGAGATCAGGTGGCTCCTGTCACCCTGAGGTCACTCCTGTCACCCTGACATCACTCCTGTCACCCTGAGGTCTCTCCCGTCACCCCGAGTTTGCTCCTCTCACCCTGAAATCACTCCTCTCACCCCAACGTTGCTTCTGTCACCCCAAAATCACTCCTGTCACCCTGAGGTCTCTCCCATCACCCCGAGGTTGCTTCTGTCACCCCAAGATCACTCCTGTCACCCCATGGCTGCTCCTTTCACCCCGAGGTCACGCCTGTCACCTTGAGGTTACTCTTGTCACCCTGAGGTTGCTCCTGTCACCCCAGAATCACTCCCATCACCCCGAGGTCGCTCCTGTCACCCCAAGGTAGCTCCTGTCACCCTGAGGCCACTTCTGTCGCCCCAAGGTCATTCTTGTCACCCCAAGGTTGCTCCTGTCACCCTGAGGTCACACCTGTCACCTTGAGGTTACTCTTGTCACCCCGAGGTCACTCCTGTCACCTCAGGATCACTCCTGTCACCCCAAAATCTCTCCCATCCCGTCTTCCACCTCAACATGGCCAAGAGGCACACGTGGAGCAGCCGTGGGGCAGCGGAGCAGCCGTGGGGCGGACGACAAAAGCCACGTTCCCAGTGGCAGACACAGTCGTGGTCCCCGCGGGGCGACAGGAGCccgtccccgcgctgtccccacgctgtccccacgctgtccccacgctgtccccacgctgtccccacgctgtcccttgtccccgcagCTGCGCCTGATCGACTGGGGCCTGGCCGAGTTCTACCACCCCGGCCAGGAGTACAACGTGCGCGTGGCCTCGCGCTACTTCAAGGGACCCGAGCTCCTGGTGGATTATCAGGTACGTCCTGGGGGGTCGGTGTCActcgtgtcacctgtgtcacctgtgcgGGGTGGAGCTGTGCCCAGGGGCCCAAGAAcgggggaaaaagggagaaaaatgagACCTTTCCGCCCAAATGGATGAGACCGCGTGGAGCTCAGGGCACAAACCCAACGCTGGTGTTGGTGCTGGGCAAGGGCGAGCACGGAGCTGCCGCGCTCTGGGTGGGATTCGGTGCGTGTCCCCGCTCCCGGCGTCCCCGgtgggtcctggggtgtcactgaCCCCCCCGGCGCTGTTCTGGGTGTTTGCAGATGTACGACTACAGCCTGGACATGTGGAGCCTGGGCTGCATGTTGGCCAGCATGATCTTCCGGAAAGAGCCCTTCTTCCACGGCCACGACAACTACGACCAGGTGAGCGCCCGGCACCCCATGCCTTCCTCTGGCACCCCATGCCTTCCTCTGGCACCCCACGCCTTCCTCTGGCACCCCACACCTTCCTCTGGCACCCCACATCTCTCCTTGGCACCCCACACcgttccccagcaccccaaagccTCCTCTGACACCCCACACCTTCCCCTGGCTCCCCACACCCTCCTCTGGCACCCCACAATTCCCCCTGgcaccccccacctccccccggTACCCCACACCCTCCTCTGGCACCCCACACCTCCCCTTGGCACCCCACACCCTCCTCTGGCACCCCTACACTTCCCCTTGGCACCCCACACCCTCCTCTGGCACCCCACACTTCCCCCTGGCACCTCACACCTCCCCTTGGCACCCTACACTTCCCCTTGGCACCCCACACCTTCCCCTGGCACCCCTACACTTCCCCTTGGCACCCCACACCTTCTCCTGGCACCCCACACCTTCCCCTGGCACCCCCACACTTCCCCTTGGCACCCCACACTTCCCTTTGACACCCCACACCCTCCCCTGGCACCCCACACCCTCCCCTGGCACCCCACACCTCCCCTTGGCACCCCACACCCTCCCCTGGCACCCCCACACCTCCCCTTGGCACCCGACACCCTCCCCTGGCACCCTACACTTCCCCTTGGCACCCCACACCTTCCCCTGGCACCCCCACACTTCCCCTTGGCACCCCACACCTCCCTTTGACACCCCACACCCTCCTCTGGCACCCCTACACTTCCCCTTGGCACCCCACACCTCCCCTTGGCACCCCCACACTTCCCCTTGGCACCCCACACCCTCCCCCGGCACCCCACACCCTCCTCTGGCACCCCTGCACTTCACCTTGGCACCCCACACCTTCCCCTGGCACCCCCACACTTCCCCTTGGCACCCCACACCCTCCTCTGGCACCCCTACACTTCACCTTGGCACCCCACACCTCCCCTTGGCACCCCACACCTTTCCCCGACACCCCCACACCTTTCCCTGGCACCCCACACTTCCCCTTGGCACTGCACACCCTCCCCCGGCACCCCACACCTCCCCTTAGCACCCCACACCTTCCTTTGACACCCCCCCACCTTCCCCTGGCACCCCCACCTTCCCCTGGCTCCCCACACCTTCCTCTGGCACCCCACACTTCCCCCTGTCACCCCACACTTCCCCTTGGCTCCCCCCACCTTCCCCTGGCTCCCACCACCTTCCCCTGGCACCCCACACTTCCTCTTGGCACCCCATACCTTCCCCTGGTACCCCCACCTCCTCTGGCACCCCCCACCCTCCTGGGGCTCTGGGTGGTCCCAGTACGTCACCATGAACCAAACCGGTGCCGCAGCTCCGGCGCAGGCGCCGGCGGTGCCGTCCCTCCTGTGCCCCCTCCTGGCTCCGGCGCCAGCGGGATCCTCCCACCCGGCACAGGACGGGTGCAGCCCTGTTGTGGTCACCCAAGCACTACCGGAGGGGGTGGATCGCAGGCTGTGGGTTTGGAGCCAGTTGACAAGAGCAGAACCACATTTTCCGGTGGTACCACAACCCCCGGCGGCCCCAAACCCGGCACAGAGGGCCTGCCGGGACCTGCACTGTGGGATCGCGGCTCCCGGCACACCcgcctgtggggctgggaggggacaccccAAGCCGGGCCCGGCGCCAGCGCTGGGATGCGGCTCCGGCTGTGGAATTCCAGCCCCACGGCACTGCCGGCACCTGTTTGCCCTTCGTTGCCGGGATAGGAGCGCGGCACGGCtgtggcacagcatggcacagatCCCAGCTGTCCCAGGGCTCTGTGTTGAGCGCTGGAGCGTGGGCACGGAGCGGTGAGGGCAGCGGTGGCCCCGCTGCCACCCGAGCGTCACCTCTCCCTTCCCAGCTGGTGCGCATCGCCAAGGTGCTGGGCACCGAGGACCTGTACGACTACATCGACAAGTACAACATCGAGCTGGACCCCCGCTTCAACGACATCCTCGGCAGGTGGGACCCACCGCGGTGGCACAGCCGGGGATGCCGGGGGTGGCGCGGGGTTATGGGGGGACTGTCTCATTCGGGATGTGCTGTTAGCTTCACGATTCGCTGAGCCTGTGGGTCCCTGCGTCCTTCTGAGGGGACGGTTTTGGTAGtgaggggcagggctgagtgctgctctggtgacagtgacagaacccaagaaaCGGCAGCAAGAGGTGCCGGGGAGGGTCagctggacgtgaggaaaaggtcTTGGCTTGACCTGTGTCTTGGCTTGACCCAATGTCGTGACTTGACCCTATAATATCTTGGCTTGACCCAATGATGCCTTGACTTAAGCCGATGTCTTGGCTTGACCCAACATCATCTTGGCTTGACCTAATCTCTTGGCTTGACTTAATGACATCATGGCTTGACCCAATGTCTTGACTTGACCCAATGATGTCTTGGCTTGACCCAATCTCTTGGTTTGACCCAACAATGTCTTGACTTGGCCTAATGTCTTGGTCTGACCTAACAATACCTTGGCTTGACCAACATTTTGGCTTGACCTGATGATCTCTTGGCTTGACTTAATGACATCATGGCTTGACCCAGTGTCTTGACCCAATGTCTTGACTTGACCTAACAACTTTGCTTGATTCAATGTCTTGGCTTGACCCAATGTCTTGGCTTGACGCAATGATGTCTTGGCTTGACCCAGTCTCTTGGTATGACCCAACAACCTCTTGACTTGGCCTAATGTCTTGGTCTGACCTAACAATACCTTGGCTTGACCAACATCTTGACTTGACCAACATCTTGGCGTGACCTAATCTCTTGGCTTGACCTAATGACATCGTGGCTTGACCCAGTGTCTTGACTTGACCTAACTATGTCTTGAGTTGACCCTATGATATTTTGGCTTCACCTAACAGCTTGGCTTGATCCAGTGTCTTGACTTGACCCAGTGATGCCTTGGCTTGAGCCAATGATGTCTTGGCTTGACCCAACAACATCTTGACTTGGCCTAATGTCTTGGTCTGAAGTCACAATACCTTGGCTTGACCTAATCTCTTGGCTTGACTTAATGACATCATGGCTTGACCCAATGTCTTGACCTAACAGCTTGGCTTGATCCAATGTCTTGGCTTGACCCAGTGTCTTAGCTTGACCCAATGATATTTTGTCTTGACCCAGTCTTTGATTTGACCCAACAATGTCGTGACTTAGCCTAATGTCTTGGTCTGACCTAACCATACCTTGGCTTGACCAACATTTTGGCTTGACCTGATCTCTTGGCTTGACTTAATGACATCATGGCTTGACCCAGTGTCTTGACCCAATGTCTTGACTTGACCTAACAACTTGGCTTGATCCAATGTCTTAGCTTGACCCAATGATGTCTTGTCTTGACCCAGTCTCTTGGTTTGACCCAACAATGTCTTGACTTAGCCTAATGTCTTGGTCTGACCTAACCATACCTTGGCTTGACCAACATTTTGGGTTGACCTAATCTCTTGGCTTGACTTAATGACATCATGGCTTGACCCAGTGTCTTGACTTGACCTAACAGCTTGGCTTGACCCAATGATGTCTTGGATTGACCCAATGTCTTGGCTTGACCCAGCAACCTCTTGACTTGGCCTAATGTCTTGGTCTGACCTAACCATACCTTGGCTTGACCTAACCATGCCTTGGCTTGACCTAATGACATCTTGGCTTGACCTAATGACATCTTGGCTTGACTCAGCGACATCTTGGTTTGACTCAGCGACATCTTGGCTTGACTCAACATCTTGGCTTGACCCAGCGACATCTTGGTTTGACTCAACGTCTTGACTTGACCCAACGCCATCTTGATTTGACACCATCCTccgacacatggtgtgaattttgggggcGTCCTGTGCGGCGCCAGGGGTTGTTCTCCATGCTCCCTCGTCCCTGCAGACACTCGCGGAAGCGGTGGGAGCGCTTCGTGCACAGCGAGAACCAGCACCTGGTGAGCACCGAGGCGCTGGATTTCCTGGACAAGCTGCTGCGCTACGACCACCAGACGCGTCTCACGGCCCGGGACGCCATGGAGCACCCCTACTTCTGTATGTACCCCCgcccgtgtcccccgtccccaccACGGTGGGGCTCGGTGACATCCCCGTGCCCCCCTCGCCACCGACGCCTGGTTCTTCCCCGCAGACCCCATCGCCAAGGACCCGGCGCGGCTCAGCACCGCGGCCGCGCTCTCGGCCGCCAGCACGCCCGTCAGCTCCTCCAGCATGTTGGCAGGTGAGTCCTgacccatggggacaccggggacaccccaGGCCCCCCGCAGGTGtcacccccgccccgcccccgcgtgTCCCCGCAGGGATCACGTCCATGGCCGCGTCGCAGCCGCTGGGCACCCTGGCCGCCTCGCCCGTCATCTCCTCGCCCAACGCGCTGGGCTCGCCGGTCCCCGCCGCGGCGCAACCGTGACCCCGgcgccgtccccgtccccgtctcgcTGCCTTCCCCCCGCCGCCACCAACCGCGGGGGGGGGCTTGGATTATTATTTTCTAATTTCAATTCCTGTTGAGTATGGAGACCGAGAGCAAAGCCGTAGGTTCCCCGTGCCGATTCCCCCCCGCGGCGCCGGTGCCGGCGGTGGCCGCGCCGCTCTCCCCAGGGTCACAGTTGGTGACGCGGCCGCGCTGTAGAAACCCACAAAAATGACAAATAAAGTTTATTTTCTATGGCCCTAGGGGGGAGACCCCGGCCCAGGTGTCATGGAGGGGGGGTCAGGGTGACACCCCGGGCCAGGTGTCCCAGTGCCAtggggggacagggtgacaccccGGCCCAGGTGTCACAGAGTGG from Patagioenas fasciata isolate bPatFas1 chromosome 2, bPatFas1.hap1, whole genome shotgun sequence harbors:
- the LOC136097624 gene encoding casein kinase II subunit alpha-like isoform X2; translation: MYEILKALDYCHSMGVMHRDVKPHNVMIDHEHRKLRLIDWGLAEFYHPGQEYNVRVASRYFKGPELLVDYQMYDYSLDMWSLGCMLASMIFRKEPFFHGHDNYDQLVRIAKVLGTEDLYDYIDKYNIELDPRFNDILGRHSRKRWERFVHSENQHLVSTEALDFLDKLLRYDHQTRLTARDAMEHPYFYPIAKDPARLSTAAALSAASTPVSSSSMLAGITSMAASQPLGTLAASPVISSPNALGSPVPAAAQP
- the LOC136097624 gene encoding casein kinase II subunit alpha-like isoform X1; protein product: MSGPVPSRARVYADVNTQRPREYWDYESHVVEWGNQDDYQLVRKLGRGKYSEVFEAINITNNEKVVVKILKPVKKKKIKREIKILENLRGGPNIISLLDIVKDPVSRTPALVFEHVNNTDFKQLYQTLSDFDIRFYMYEILKALDYCHSMGVMHRDVKPHNVMIDHEHRKLRLIDWGLAEFYHPGQEYNVRVASRYFKGPELLVDYQMYDYSLDMWSLGCMLASMIFRKEPFFHGHDNYDQLVRIAKVLGTEDLYDYIDKYNIELDPRFNDILGRHSRKRWERFVHSENQHLVSTEALDFLDKLLRYDHQTRLTARDAMEHPYFYPIAKDPARLSTAAALSAASTPVSSSSMLAGITSMAASQPLGTLAASPVISSPNALGSPVPAAAQP